The Hevea brasiliensis isolate MT/VB/25A 57/8 chromosome 1, ASM3005281v1, whole genome shotgun sequence genome has a window encoding:
- the LOC110650328 gene encoding mitochondrial-processing peptidase subunit alpha has translation MYRTAASRLRALKSPVGILGATRYATSSAVASRTSSPVFFSWLTGEHSASLPPLDSPIPGVSLPPLLPDYVEPSKVKSKTLENGVRIVSEASPNPAASIGFYLDCGSIYETPMSRGATHLLERMAFKSTRNRSHLRIVREVEAIGGSVAASASREQMAYTFDALKSHVPEMVELLVDSVRNPVFLDWEVSEELKKIKDEIGQLSNNPQGLLLEAIHSAGYSGALANPLLAPESALNRLDGVILEEFVSEHYTAPRMVLAASGVEFEELISVAEPLLSDLPRVQRPEEPKSVYVGGDYRRQADSSMTHVALAFEVPGGWHDEKEAIILTVLQMLMGGGGSFSAGGPGKGMHSRLYLRVLNEYQQLQSFSAFNSIFNKTGLFGIHASTTPDFVPKAVDIAVGELIAIAAPGQVSKLQLDRAKESTKSAVLMNLESRMIVTEDLGRQFLTYGERKPVEHFLKALDEITTKDITNIAQKILSSPLTMASYGDVVNVPSYEYVSCKFHA, from the exons ATGTATAGAACGGCAGCTTCGCGACTTCGAGCTCTCAAG AGCCCTGTTGGCATTTTGGGGGCTACGCGATATGCAACTTCAAGTGCAGTTGCTTCTAGGACATCCTCACCGGTGTTCTTTAGCTGGCTGACTGGGGAACATTCTGCTTCTCTTCCTCCTTTGGATTCCCCAATTCCTGGTGTTTCCCTTCCACCTCTTCTGCCAGATTACGTTGAACCAAGCAAGGTTAAGTCAAAGACTCTTGAAAATGGTGTCAGGATTGTCTCAGAAGCATCACCG AATCCCGCAGCCTCCATAGGGTTTTATCTTGATTGTGGTTCTATCTATGAGACACCCATGTCACGTGGGGCCACACACTTGCTTGAACGGATGGCATTCAAGAGCACTAGGAACAGGAGCCACTTGCGCATTGTTAGGGAAGTGGAGGCAATTGGGGGTAGTGTTGCTGCTTCAGCCTCTCGGGAGCAAATGGCTTACACTTTTGATGCTCTTAAGAGTCATGTTCCTGAAATGGTAGAATTGCTTGTTGACTCTGTGAGAAATCCTGTCTTCTTGGATTGGGAAGTCAGTGAAGAG CTCAAGAAGATTAAAGATGAAATCGGACAACTCTCTAACAATCCACAAGGCTTACTGCTGGAGGCAATACACTCTGCTGGGTATAGCGGTGCATTGGCAAATCCTCTTTTGGCTCCTGAATCAGCACTAAATCGATTAGATGGTGTTATTTTGGAGGAATTTGTTTCT gaGCACTATACAGCTCCTCGAATggttcttgcagcttctggtgtTGAATTTGAGGAGCTTATATCTGTTGCAGAGCCACTGCTTTCTGACCTCCCACGTGTGCAACGTCCAGAAGAGCCAAAATCTGTGTATGTTGGTGGGGATTATCGTCGCCAAGCTGATTCATCG ATGACACATGTTGCTCTTGCTTTTGAAGTTCCTGGAGGCTGGCATGATGAGAAAGAAGCTATAATTTTGACTGTTCTTCAG ATGCTTATGGGAGGTGGTGGGTCATTCTCTGCAGGGGGCCCTGGAAAAGGGATGCACTCACGACTGT ATCTCCGAGTCTTGAATGAGTATCAACAACTCCAATCTTTTTCTGCATTCAACAGTATCTTCAATAAGACCGGATTGTTTGGCATCCATGCCAGCACT ACCCCAGACTTTGTGCCAAAAGCAGTTGACATAGCAGTTGGAGAACTAATTGCAATTGCAGCACCTGGACAAG TTTCCAAGTTACAACTTGATCGTGCCAAAGAGTCTACAAAATCTGCTGTGCTGATGAATCTGGAATCTCGA ATGATTGTGACAGAAGATTTAGGAAGGCAGTTTTTGACCTACGGAGAAAG GAAGCCTGTTGAACATTTCTTGAAGGCCTTGGATGAAATCACTACCAAGGACATTACTAACATTGCACAAAAGATTCTTTCTTCTCCTCTAACAATGGCGTCTTATGGAGATG TTGTTAACGTCCCCAGCTACGAGTATGTTAGCTGCAAGTTCCATGCATAA
- the LOC110650327 gene encoding uncharacterized protein LOC110650327 → MHRVRDREICVQKFKLYISIHELKHISLVKKWIRLAMKRSVREVKVHTPMPPFLIRIHTLPQEIFACKSVTVLKLCCCDLRGLLYKAKGAIKLPSLHNLSLNQVFVDEFTVKVLLLSCPLIARFCFRNCKGDFNDLFVAGLENLKILKLIMPKSGFEELERVTIVAPSLQSLTISGDAVMIKAHKIGSLQDVRKDKNFKPSSQKLDNKGLSSLTLKGVDMVTDELFHNLMSEHPLFETLQLDHCKMLERIKISSHRLKSLTIRDCLYLEHCEIVTPNLLSFEYDGNLSAFCGGFIYAPCQWKVKLELDCDILWLCDLESLVQGKRFKDLTLSISSEEISSYYDDDEKKPLAISPCCEVEHLSLGTDASQSSYKAIIEGLFSICQPKILSVASTIKSANKFIRVANNSRILWLLVCENPMDIKDPNCCSFREQKCW, encoded by the exons ATGCACAGAGTCCGTGATCGTGAGATATGCGTACAGAAATTCAAGCTCTATATAAGCATCCATGAATTGAAGCATATTTCTTTGGTGAAAAAGTGGATACGTTTAGCCATGAAACGAAGTGTCAGAGAGGTAAAAGTGCATACACCGATGCCACCGTTTTTGATACGTATACACACTTTACCTCAAGAAATCTTTGCTTGCAAATCAGTAACAGTTCTGAAGTTATGCTGTTGTGATTTAAGGGGACTCTTATACAAAGCCAAAGGTGCTATTAAGTTGCCCTCTCTGCATAATTTGTCTCTCAACCAAGTTTTTGTTGATGAATTCACTGTCAAAGTTCTTTTATTGAGCTGTCCCTTGATTGCACGCTTTTGTTTCAGGAACTGCAAGGGCGACTTCAATGATCTTTTCGTTGCAGGACTGGAAAATTTGAAGATACTGAAGTTAATCATGCCGAAAAGCGGATTTGAAGAACTCGAGAGAGTTACTATTGTAGCACCAAGTCTTCAAAGTTTAACTATTAGTGGTGATGCAGTTATGATCAAAGCACATAAGA TTGGATCATTGCAAGATGTTAGAAAGGATAAAAATTTCAAGCCATCATCTCAAAAGCTTGACAATAAGGGATTGTCATCTTTAACCTTGAAAGGGGTAGATATGGTTACTGATGAGTTGTTCCATAACCTGATGTCTGAACATCCCCTTTTTGAAACCTTACAGTTGGATCATTGCAAGATGTTAGAAAGGATAAAAATTTCAAGCCATCGTCTCAAAAGCTTGACAATAAGGGATTGTCTCTATCTGGAGCATTGTGAAATTGTTACTCCaaatttactgtctttcgaatatGATGGGAATTTGAGTGCCTTTTGTGGTGGTTTTATCTATGCCCCATGTCAGTGGAAAGTGAAACTTGAACTAGATTGTGACATCTTATGGTTAtgtgatttggagtctttggttCAGGGAAAAAGATTTAAAGATCTGACGCTATCAATCTCTTCTGAAGAG ATTTCATCATATTATGATGATGATGAAAAAAAGCCATTAGCAATCTCTCCATGTTGCGAGGTGGAACACTTGAGTTTAGGAACAGATGCATCACAGTCAAGTTACAAAGCAATTATAGAAGGCCTATTTTCTATTTGCCAACCTAAGATTCTTTCTGTAGCATCTACCATCAAGTCTGCAAACAAATTCATTAGG GTTGCTAACAACTCGAGAATTCTTTGGTTGCTTGTATGTGAAAATCCAATGGACATCAAGGACCCAAATTGCTGCAGCTTCAGAGAACAAAAATGTTGGTGA